The sequence below is a genomic window from Lysobacter capsici.
CACGCGAATGAATGCCGCGCTGGCCGCGATCGAGCTGGAGCCGCGGCGCGACGACAGCCGATTCCGGCGCGGTGCGCGACCGCCGGCGAATTCGCCGTGGCAGATCGGCGAAGCGGTGCCGCTCGATGGCGACGACACCGCGGCGCCGGGCGTTGCGTATGCGCAGGTCAGCCAGATCGCGCCGCTGGACGTGCGCGCCGGCCTGCCGTGGCCGGTGCGCTACCAGGGCAACCGCGGCACCTGTGTCGCGTTCGCGGTGGCGGCCCTGGTCGAACTGGAAGCTTGCCGTCGCGGTGAACGCCTCGATCTGTCGGAGCAGTTCCTGTACTGGGCGATCAAGACCCACGGCAACGACGGCCTGCCGAACCAGGACGGCACCTGGCTGCGGTTCGCGCTGGCGGTGCTCGCCTCGCACGGCATCGCCGAGGAGGCGTTGTGGGAGTACGAGCAGCGTTTCGATCCGGGCAACATCAGCCACGGCGGTCCCGGCCTGCCGTCCGCCGCGATGCTGGACGATGCATTGACCCGCTCGATCCGCGCCGGCGTGCATGTCGACGCGCCGGTCGCCGCGGCCGTCCCGGTCCTGGAGCTGTTGCAGCAGGGGCGGGCGGTGGCGGTCAGCCTGCCGGTGTTCGTCGACCCGATGGGCCGCGGCCGCAGCAACTGGGACGCCTCGATCGCGGTGAACCTGGGACAGGTGCTGGACCCGCCGCCGACCGCGGTCATGGACGGCGCGCACGCGGTCTGCCTGACCGGCTTCGCGGCCGACCCGGACGAGCCGGCCGGCGGCTATTTCATCCTGCGCAACAGCTGGTCCGAGCGCTGGGGCGCCAACCTGCCGGCGCCTGGGGTCCACGGACCGGAGCCGGGCTATGGACAGGTCTCGGCGAGCTATGTCGATCGCTATCTGTTGGAGTACGCTGCGCTCTAAACCCGGTTCAGCTTGTCATCTGCCTTGGGGGTAGGATAGGCCGCATGAAAATCGTCAGCGACAGCCTGCTGCACACCACCTCCGACGACCTTGGGGTCAGGGTCGTCGACGAGGTGTTGCACGCACCGCCGGAGCTGGTCCGGTTGTTGAACCGGATCGGCATCAAGGACGCGGCTTACCTGCCGTCGGTGGTCGAAGACATGCCGAGTCTGTTCGTGCAGGAACTCGGCATCAGTCGCGGCAGCCTGCGTTCGATCCAGGAGGCGTTGTCGGACCAGCTCGAACAACTGACCGGGCCGATCCGCAACGATTTCGTGATGCCGCCGCTCGGGGCGATGATTCACCGGGCGAAGAAAGTCTAGACAAGGCCCGCTCCGGGTAACGCGTTCGGCTGGTGGGTTCGCCCGGTTCGAATGAAATCTCGCAACTGTCGTCGCCCTTCGCACGATGCAAGCCATCGATCGCGACTGCATCCACGGTGGTGTCGCGCGACCCGCCGACGCCAGCCGATTGCTTTCAACATCATTCACGCCGCGTATTCGCTTGATCGAATCGGCGCTGTACGATCCGTGCGCAAGGAACGAATCGGACTCGGAGCGCACATGCGGCTGCATTGGATGATCGGAATGTTGTGGGCGGCCGGGTGTGCGTTTGCGCCGGCCGAGGCGGCCGAATCCGTCGCCGCGAAACAGCGAACTCCCGATCGGGCCGCGCAAACTCCGCCGGCCGCGACGTCCCTGCCCGCAGCGGCATCGATCGTGTGGAAAATCCACAGCGCCAGCGGCGCCTACCAAGGGCAGGGCGACGGCGATCCCAGCGATGCGAAAGGCGCGAGCGTGCGCTTGACCGGGCCGGCGCAGGCCAAGCCCGGCGAATCCGGCAGCGCTTCGATGCGTATCGATGCCGCGGCGTTGCGCGGGCGTCGGCTGCGGTTGTCGGCGCGGTTGACGGTCGATACCGCGCCCAAGGGCGCCATGCTGTGGATTCGCGCCGATGGCGCCGACAAGAAAGTGCTGGCGTTTGCCAACTCGCAGCGCGATCCGGTCGCGGGCGAACACGCGTCGGCCGCGCGCGAACTGGTGTTGGACCTGCCCGATGCGACCGAGCAGCTTTTGTTCGGCGTGGTACTGCTCGAAGGTGGACAGGCGACCGCGACCGATCTGCGCCTGATCGATGAGGGCCGCAGCGTCGGCGCGCGCGAGGTGTTCGACGTCGCGATCGAGGCGATCAAGGCCCGCGCATTGCATCGCGACCGCATCGACTGGGGCAGGACCGACGCGGAATTGCGCGCGCGGCTCACCGCCGACAGCGGCGCCTCGGCGGCCTATCCGTTGCTGCGCGAATTGATCGGCGCGCTTGGCGACGGCCACAGTTTCTTGATGCCGCCGCAGGCCGCGCGTGACAACGCCGGCAGCGCGAAGCGAACCTTCGAACCGGTGGTCAAGCCGCTCGCCGGCGCGATCGGCTACGTGGCCGTGCCGGGCTTCTCCGGCGGCCGCGACGCCGACCGCGACGCGTTCGCGCGCGGGATCGTCGAACGCATCGGCGCGCTCGCGCCGAACGCGTCCGCGGGTTGGATCGTCGATCTGCGCGGCAACAGCGGCGGCACGATGTGGCCGATGCTGGCCGGCCTGCGGCCGCTGCTCGGCGCCGGCGGGATCGGCGGCAATGTGCCGGCGCCCGGCCAGCCGCTGCGGCCGTGGCGGCTGGAGCAGGTCATGCCGAACGCGGCGACCTGGCCGCAACCAGATTTGAGCGCGGCCAGGGTCGCGGTATTGATCGGGCCGGGCACCAGCAGTTCCGGCGAGGCGGTGGCGATCGCGTTCAGCGGCCGCGCGCGCACGCGTTCGTTCGGCCAGCCCAGCGACGGCCGTTCGACCTCCAACGAAACCATCGCCTTGCCCGATGGCGGCACCCTGCTGCTGACCACGGCCACGTTCGCCGATCGCAGCGGCAGGCTGTTCGGCGGCAAGATCGAGCCGGATGTGACGGTGCCGGGCGGCGACGGCAGCGGGGCCGATCCGGTGCTCGCGGCGGCGCAGGCATGGCTGGCCGGCGGCGAGTCGCGCGCACGCTGAGCCCGCATTGATCCTGCGTTGATCCCACACTGATCTTTGCCGAACCCGCCCCCGCAGCGGGACGATCGGCGCCGCAAGCGCACCGGCCTTCGCGCCGCACCCTCGCATCCGGCCACGACCTCGCCCCCGCGCTCGCCACGGCCCGGCGAGCAAAAAC
It includes:
- a CDS encoding C1 family peptidase; translation: MEFESTLLRSRTYTGVLAALQQQGIDGRSLATLEQAGARDTGRVLSLLRDFPGLAANGLVDAPRVSFALSRSFGGAYTRMNAALAAIELEPRRDDSRFRRGARPPANSPWQIGEAVPLDGDDTAAPGVAYAQVSQIAPLDVRAGLPWPVRYQGNRGTCVAFAVAALVELEACRRGERLDLSEQFLYWAIKTHGNDGLPNQDGTWLRFALAVLASHGIAEEALWEYEQRFDPGNISHGGPGLPSAAMLDDALTRSIRAGVHVDAPVAAAVPVLELLQQGRAVAVSLPVFVDPMGRGRSNWDASIAVNLGQVLDPPPTAVMDGAHAVCLTGFAADPDEPAGGYFILRNSWSERWGANLPAPGVHGPEPGYGQVSASYVDRYLLEYAAL
- a CDS encoding S41 family peptidase; its protein translation is MKSRNCRRPSHDASHRSRLHPRWCRATRRRQPIAFNIIHAAYSLDRIGAVRSVRKERIGLGAHMRLHWMIGMLWAAGCAFAPAEAAESVAAKQRTPDRAAQTPPAATSLPAAASIVWKIHSASGAYQGQGDGDPSDAKGASVRLTGPAQAKPGESGSASMRIDAAALRGRRLRLSARLTVDTAPKGAMLWIRADGADKKVLAFANSQRDPVAGEHASAARELVLDLPDATEQLLFGVVLLEGGQATATDLRLIDEGRSVGAREVFDVAIEAIKARALHRDRIDWGRTDAELRARLTADSGASAAYPLLRELIGALGDGHSFLMPPQAARDNAGSAKRTFEPVVKPLAGAIGYVAVPGFSGGRDADRDAFARGIVERIGALAPNASAGWIVDLRGNSGGTMWPMLAGLRPLLGAGGIGGNVPAPGQPLRPWRLEQVMPNAATWPQPDLSAARVAVLIGPGTSSSGEAVAIAFSGRARTRSFGQPSDGRSTSNETIALPDGGTLLLTTATFADRSGRLFGGKIEPDVTVPGGDGSGADPVLAAAQAWLAGGESRAR